A genome region from Paenibacillus sp. J23TS9 includes the following:
- a CDS encoding MurR/RpiR family transcriptional regulator: protein MAPILYALAQEKEKLSQQERRIADFILSSPAEVVHMGIKDLAEQCGTSPATVTRFCKVFHLKGYPDLKVKLSAEIAHTEMQERSHASSYQDIVANNPLSKIVEAMEANHLTSIRDTTSLLDMGRLSEAITLLCKAQRIDLYGVATSSVVALDFYQKLIRIGKNCTAFADPHMQITSASTLTDRDVAVAISYSGETEETLNALACAKDSGARTITLTSYSSNTLASLADIPLFVSSLEEGMRRGDMASRVAQLHIIDILFMGMSSEQFGQYVPKLEQSYQNVRNYRKPKGGH from the coding sequence GTGGCACCTATCTTGTATGCCCTGGCACAGGAAAAAGAAAAACTGTCCCAGCAGGAACGCCGGATTGCCGATTTTATTCTCTCATCCCCGGCGGAAGTCGTGCATATGGGAATCAAGGATCTGGCCGAGCAGTGCGGAACCAGTCCTGCCACGGTGACCCGCTTTTGCAAAGTATTCCATTTAAAGGGTTATCCCGATTTGAAGGTCAAGCTGTCCGCTGAAATTGCCCATACGGAAATGCAGGAACGAAGTCACGCTTCTTCCTACCAGGACATCGTGGCCAACAACCCGTTATCCAAAATTGTGGAGGCTATGGAAGCCAACCATCTCACCTCCATCCGGGATACCACTTCACTGCTGGATATGGGCCGGCTCTCAGAGGCCATAACGCTGCTGTGTAAGGCACAGCGGATCGATTTGTATGGTGTTGCAACCTCATCGGTTGTTGCACTCGACTTCTACCAGAAGCTGATCCGCATCGGTAAAAACTGCACCGCCTTCGCAGATCCCCATATGCAGATCACATCTGCTTCGACACTCACGGACCGGGATGTGGCTGTCGCCATTTCATATTCCGGGGAAACCGAGGAAACGCTCAATGCTCTTGCCTGTGCCAAAGACAGCGGAGCACGGACCATTACCCTTACTTCTTACAGCAGCAACACGCTGGCATCCTTGGCCGACATTCCCCTGTTTGTTTCTTCTCTCGAGGAAGGCATGCGCAGAGGCGATATGGCTTCAAGGGTAGCCCAGCTTCATATTATTGATATTCTTTTCATGGGCATGAGCAGCGAGCAGTTCGGACAGTATGTTCCCAAGCTGGAGCAATCTTATCAGAATGTCCGGAACTACCGAAAACCAAAAGGAGGTCATTAA